Proteins encoded in a region of the Eschrichtius robustus isolate mEscRob2 chromosome 14, mEscRob2.pri, whole genome shotgun sequence genome:
- the GUCD1 gene encoding protein GUCD1 isoform X2, with translation MRTEAEVAGPPLEPGDFVQLPVPIIQQLYHWDCGLACSRMVLRYLGQLDDSEFESALQELRLTRSIWTIDLAYLMRHFGVRHRFCTQTLGVDKGYKNQSFYRKHFDTEETRVNQLFAQAKACKVLVEKCGHRCFCRTPDYQGHFIVLRGYNRATGCIFYNNPAYADRMCSTSISNFEEARTSYGTDEDILFVYLDS, from the exons ATGAGGACGGAGGCGGAGGTAGCGGGGCCGCCGCTTGAACCCG GGGACTTTGTGCAGCTGCCCGTGCCCATTATCCAGCAGCTCTACCACTGGGACTGCGGCCTGGCCTGCTCCAGGATGGTTCTGCG CTACCTGGGCCAGCTGGACGACAGTGAGTTCGAAAGTGCCCTGCAGGAGCTGCGACTGACCAGGAGCATCTGGACCATCGACCTGGCCTACCTGATGCGCCACTTTGGCGTGAGGCATCGCTTCTGCACCCAGACCCTGGGCGTGGACAAGGGCTACAAGAACCAG TCCTTCTACAGGAAGCACTTCGACACAGAGGAGACCCGGGTGAACCAGCTGTTTGCACAAGCCAAGGCCTGCAAGGTGCTGGTGGAGAAGTG TGGCCACCGCTGCTTTTGCCGCACCCCCGACTACCAGGGCCATTTCATCGTGCTGCGCGGCTACAACCGGGCCACTGGCTGCATCTTCTACAACAACCCGGCCTATGCCGACC GAATGTGCAGCACCAGCATCAGTAACTTCGAGGAGGCCAGAACCAGCTACGGCACGGATGAGGACATCCTCTTTGTCTACTTGGACAGCTGA
- the GUCD1 gene encoding protein GUCD1 isoform X1, translated as MRTEAEVAGPPLEPGDFVQLPVPIIQQLYHWDCGLACSRMVLRYLGQLDDSEFESALQELRLTRSIWTIDLAYLMRHFGVRHRFCTQTLGVDKGYKNQSFYRKHFDTEETRVNQLFAQAKACKVLVEKCTVSVQDIQAHLAQGHVAIVLVNSGVLHCDLCSSPVKYCCFAPSGHRCFCRTPDYQGHFIVLRGYNRATGCIFYNNPAYADRMCSTSISNFEEARTSYGTDEDILFVYLDS; from the exons ATGAGGACGGAGGCGGAGGTAGCGGGGCCGCCGCTTGAACCCG GGGACTTTGTGCAGCTGCCCGTGCCCATTATCCAGCAGCTCTACCACTGGGACTGCGGCCTGGCCTGCTCCAGGATGGTTCTGCG CTACCTGGGCCAGCTGGACGACAGTGAGTTCGAAAGTGCCCTGCAGGAGCTGCGACTGACCAGGAGCATCTGGACCATCGACCTGGCCTACCTGATGCGCCACTTTGGCGTGAGGCATCGCTTCTGCACCCAGACCCTGGGCGTGGACAAGGGCTACAAGAACCAG TCCTTCTACAGGAAGCACTTCGACACAGAGGAGACCCGGGTGAACCAGCTGTTTGCACAAGCCAAGGCCTGCAAGGTGCTGGTGGAGAAGTG CACAGTGAGCGTGCAGGACATCCAGGCCCACCTGGCACAGGGCCACGTGGCCATCGTGCTGGTGAACTCAGGGGTGCTGCACTGCGACCTCTGCTCCAGCCCTGTCAAGTACTGCTGCTTTGCCCCCAGTGGCCACCGCTGCTTTTGCCGCACCCCCGACTACCAGGGCCATTTCATCGTGCTGCGCGGCTACAACCGGGCCACTGGCTGCATCTTCTACAACAACCCGGCCTATGCCGACC GAATGTGCAGCACCAGCATCAGTAACTTCGAGGAGGCCAGAACCAGCTACGGCACGGATGAGGACATCCTCTTTGTCTACTTGGACAGCTGA